AGGTAGGGAGAGGTTTCTGCAGAGTGAGATTAACAGTATTAAAACTGGAGAGCATGATTAGGATAAGGGCAAGAGGTTTAGAAGGGAAGAGAAGTAGGATTATTTTCCCTTTGAGGTTGGTTGGactctggaacacactgcctgagggggCGGTGGATTTAATCACCAAGGTGTAGAAGGCTACAGACCAAATGCTGCTAAATGGGGATGGTTTAAAGATTAGCTTAGTGTGTcccatgtatattgaaacattcaaacatacagtgaaatgcgtcgtttgtgtcaatgaccaacagtctgagatgtgctgggggcagcctgcaagtgccacCATAGCATGCCTAaccttactaatcctaacctgcatatccttggaacgtgggaggaaacagagcacctggaggaaacccacgcggtcacggggagaacacaccaTCTCCGGtgcggtgagaattgaaccctgttcCCTGGCGCTATAATAGCGTTGTGCTACTCGATGATCTGCATTGAcgtggtgggccgaagggcctgtaggcCTCTGACTCCACTACTGAGCCTATCGTTCATGTTGAGACGAAAATTCCGACAAATCACACATGTAATTGACAAGTTACTCAAGCCACCGAGAGCAGAGTTTGGAGAAAGCTCCTGTATGTTTATGGTCGCCACAGCACAAGGAACATGGTGGTATTCAAATATTAACTTTTAGAACTGGAATATTTGCAGTTTTATGTGGAATGGACGGGATAAATTCGACAGATATTTCAAAGAGCCAATATAAACTGGTAGAATAGCCTCCTTGATTGCTGTCAGTAACAAAGGAACATTAAGAATCCCAttagtgtttacacagtgaaaatACTTGGTGCCTAAATAATGTTGAAGAAGTCTTTATTGTTGTTCCAGTATCTTAAAGGCAAATACTACAAGTACCGCTGCCCATCCCGATGCGCTTCTCATCTACAGCATCGCCCGTCGTCCTGGCTTCGTCTCTGAGTGAAAACTTATACTGTAATATCAAAATTGTTTGTCAGGGAATGACTAGCATTTTTGCAGACATTGTGGCACAATAGAGGTGACAGAGTAATCAATAACCAGAGGGAGTCTGCTTGGAGAACTGGAACTTCATCCATTAAGGTTCACAGATGTTAGACCTTAcacacagccacaaaacaaagaaacccaatagaacctatTTAAAAACCCGTCAAAAACTCagtgtgcagaaaaaaaatcgtGCAAATAGAAGcaaacaaataacattcagaactgacgTTCAGGAAAGTGAAAGTCACGAAGCTAGTTATCATtgcagccgatccaggagcccattagttgcaggccatagTCTGGCTTGTGCGTAGAAACATGCTGAACATTGGCCCGCACCTCGCCTCCGGACCTGACaacctaaccttttcaatctgacccTGCACTTAAATCAGCAAACCTTGGGCCATTCCTCGCTCTCAGACGCAGACCGAGCCCCTCCGTCTCACTCCTGCAACGGGCAAACATTAGCTCATTCTGCAGTCTTGGGCCCTGGCCCCGCCGCCTCGCTGCGGCCCGTACCCACCAGGCTGAAactgtcctgcaccttcgagacttcagttcacaccgcaaaaatgccaggtcacaCACTAAGTTGATAAGCTCAAGGAAAGTTGCAGGTTAATGATTACGATGATTGTATCCGAGAAAAAGTATGATTACTACACTAATTACTAcactaataataaaaaaagactaaggagctggtggtagacctgaggagagctaaggtaccggtgacccctgtttccatctagggggtcagtgtggacatggtggaggattacaaatacctggggatacgacaataaactggactggtcaaagaacactgaggctgtctacaagaaggagcagagccgtctctatttcctgaggagactgaggtcctttaacatttgccggatgatgctgaggatgttctacgagtctgaggtggccagtgctaccatgtttgctgttgtgtgctggggcagcaggctgagggtagcagacaccaacagaatcaacaaactcgtttgtaaggccagtgatgttgtggggatagaactggactctctgacggtggtgtctgaaaagaggatgctgtccaagttgcatgccatcttggtcaacgtctcccatccactacataatgtactaggtgggcacaggaatacattcagtcagagactcattccactgagatgcaacacagagcgtcataggaagtcattcctgcctgtggccatcaaactttacaactcctcccttggagggtcagacaccctgagccaataggctggtcctggacttaattcctgacataatttacatattattatttaactatttatggttttattactatttattacttatggtgcaactgtaacgaaaaccaatttcccccggcatcattaaagtatgactatgaccatagcGTTTTGGTTGTTTTGTTTGCtacccccgggatcaataaagtatgactatgaccatgactatgaccaGCAAGTTTTCGCTGTGTTTCACCAGCGCCATATAAACCGGGACGGTTGAAACGATTGCAtttaaatatctttttttttattaGATATGTGAGTGAATACGTATCTTTTACCAAACATCTTTGTCAAAATGCAAAATCTAACAACATCGCCGTCATTGGGTGAAAGACTACGTTCTCATTGGTTCACCCGCCATTACATCAGCTTCTGCTTTCTGGGTACTGGGCTAATTCCGCGGGATGCAATTACAAATTTTGATTGGTGGTTCGTGAAATTATCTCATTGGTTAAAATGCAACCCATTGATTGGTCACTTTTGAATTCATGTCGAGGAACTGTATGCAAACTACGTTTCTTAGTACACAATTGCTACTTGGTAACCAGAATATTTGTATTTGTACCACAGAAATACGATATTTAAACGGTGGCAGTTTTTAAAAATGCTATCAAAACGTGTTTCTCCCCAATTAAAGCATTTGCCACCAAAAAACTCTTTTTTGCTGTAAACTTCTAAGGTAGCTGTTAACCAGTATTCAATATGGGATAGTCCTTGCCTTTTTGAGTTTATTTAGGAGATACATCCCGCTAATTAAATAACTTACAAGGTGAAAAGCCCCTTCCAAGTTCATGTTATTTTAAGACTTGTGAATGAAATTAATTTTATAATTAGCATGAGGGCAAGTTTAACTGCAATATTTGTCGGGTGGATTGATGAATTTAGGGCAGGAAACTGCGCCTTCTGCATGCACAGGGTTCGTCATGGAGTTATTTTTTTCGAAACCTTTTGGAACAACCCTCCTCGCTTTCCTGTGGTTTCCCTTATTGTATTATCCGCTAATGAATGTTTAAAAGTTTGCCGCACAGATCAACTCAATGGGAAGTTTCCGTGAAAACTGAGCCAGGTTTTAAACGCTCTCCTTCACCATCCCCCAACCCGAGACACACATTTAGGTGATTGAAGTAAGTTTTTAATTGCAACAAATTTATTGCATTAATTTAATAAATTAAAGATAGTTAAGCACAAATCCAAAATGAACTAGGCGCAGAATATTCGGACACATTTCCAGCCTTCGCCTCTCATGAATCCGTGTAATTAAATTGAGGCCCTTTAGAAATAAGACTGGTGAGCTTGTTATATACCAGTCTGAATGTTTGCTTGATCGTCTAGATGTATATTTTGCTGGGTTGACCCATTTCCTTGTGCAGCAGCCCAGCCTGAAGGTTGGGCAGTACTCCACGCTGGGTAATGATGACAGCACACAACAGTTGGGCTCTTCATCGTTGCAGACGGCGAGCTGTAGGTAGCGGGAAATGATCCTCATCTTCTTGTCGTCCCGGGCCGCGTTACCCGCCAGTCCCAAGATCTGGGCCGTTAGATACTCGAGAAATGCGCCAGATAGATCGGAGCTCCAGCCCCTATTCATTCAGCATAATTCCCTCTGGGAAAAAGGCGATGGATACGACCTACAGGGAACTACAATCCAAAAAGACATGATCGAGCCTTGGCTTTAGTACCACTACGCCTAACAATTTCACCTCATCCCAACATCCCACTTCTTAACAAGCACCACGAAGCATAGCCTCTCCTTATATATCTATTAATCTGATTGCAATATTGCAATTTTCATTGGTCATTACTTCATTTGTCTCTGCTTGGCCTGAATGATAGGCGGGAATAAAATTCTCCATTCAGCCAATGGTATAAAAAATGGATTATCCGTTTTAGCGAATTGGAATCTCTGCCTTCTCCTTTGAGAACACGCCGCATTTCAGTGTttcgacgtacatgtgacaaaaataaagctaatttcttTAATCTTTCTCACATCTTGTTATTGTGGCTCTTTGGTTTCAACAAAAGTGCCGAAATATTtaactgctgcgttcaccagcagctttgatgtgtgttgcttgaagttccagcatctgcagaattgctcgcgtttgaaatatttaactgacttttttttttaaaaaggaaatgGCAGTGGTTGTATTGCACTATCCTGATCTTGGTCGTTCAAAATGTTTTGCAGCCTCTGAATTGCCCTCTGTATAAGCGTTCTTCAAGTGGAATGGATGGATGATCGGTGAAATAAGACTGGCCTTGGATCATAAGTCTACCGTGGAAGAGCTTTTAAACAATTACAATCCATGCTGTGGCCTGAGTTTAAACCCAGTGATGGAAACTGTTTGCCAACAAACCGATgctttgtatttattttatttcttacatccaagggagtaaaaatcttccaCAGgcgtgctgggctgtccgcaccactctctgcagtgccctgcgATTGAGGATAGTACAGTTCTCGTTCCAGAcgatgacacagccagtcaggataagGGAGCAGATAAAACATTGAAAACTCAAATGGAAGTTTATTCAGGATTTTAAAAAAGGTACGAAATGTAGTGGGGAGGAGACTTTGGAATAACTAGTTAAAGGAAGAATATTCTTaaggatgatttggaagaggggactgagtgtagcgtagcaaaatttgctgatgacactaaactgagtggaaaagaaaattgtacagaggatgtggagagtctgcagagggatgtagataggttaagtgagtgggcagatggaatacaacgttggtaaatgtgagatcatccactttggaaggaatatcagaggagcagattattatttaaatggtgaaagattgcagcatgctgttgtgcagagggatttgggagtgcttgtgcatgaatcgcaaaaagttggcttgcaggtacaacaggttattaagaagggaaacagaatgttggctttcattgctggagggattgaattcaagagcagggaggtcgtgctgcaactatacagggtactggtgagaccacacctggagtactgtgtgcagttctggtctccatacttgaggaaggatatattggctttggaggcagtgcagaggaggttcaccaggttgattccagggatgaaggggttaacctatgaggagagattgagtcgcctgggactgtactctctggaattcagaagaatgagaggggatcttatagaaacatacaaaagtttgaaagggatagataagatctatctaggaaagttgtttccattggtaggtgagactagaactctgggacattgcctcaagattcaggggagaagagttaggacggagatgaggagaaaccgtttttcccagagagtggtgaatctgtggaattctctacccagagaagcagttgaggcttcttcactaaatatatttaagatacagtcagataggtttttacatagggtaattaagggttatggggaaaaggcaggtagtttatggacagatcagccatgatcttattgagtggtggggcaggctcgatgggccggatggcctactcctgatcctatttcttatgtaGAACAGGAAGAGACTTAGAGAAAGATACAGCGAGGAAACTAACCCCTCATCCCACCAGATCCATGGCAGTCATCAACCACACAATGACACTAATCCTCCCTTAATctattttattctccctacattcctctcaactcctcagactctacaactcaccCACAAACTAGGGGCTTTAGCAGCTGCCATTTAATATACTCATCTGCATGTCTTAGGGATGTTGAGGTAACCTGATCACCCAGTGGAAGCCCACACGGTTACAGACAGCACATACAAACCCTGTACCGATAGCACCAGTGGTCAGGATCAAACCCGGGGCTTTGGTGCTTTGTGTCAGCAGCTGTGCCAGCGTCAAACCGGAATCTCTCAGCGGTTTTGTACTCATGTCTGGTTTAATTTATTCACACAGGGCAATGGGTACGTATtaggaatgagctaccagacgaAGTTGTAAAAACAGGTAAAATTTCAATGCTTAAAAGACatctagacaggtacatggataggaaaggttcagagaagTATGGGCCAAGCTCACAGGAGGGACGAGCTCAGGCAGACACGCTGTGACCGTAGCCCTATGACTCGACAACATAAAGAGAGTTCTACAAAGCTTCGCCAGATCAGTTCCTTGGGTGGCAGGTTTGCtttaacagagattgagcagactaaTTCTTTATTCTCGAGAGTTtagtgatctcattgaaaaagATAAATTCATATAGACCTTGACAGAGTGTTTCACCTGGTTCTGGTCCAATGAAAGGGGCGAGTGGCACAGGAGTGTAGAGTTTACAGTGCCGGCTGTCGAGgctcagttcccactgctgtccgtaacgtatttgtacattctccccatgagaacgcgggtttcctcttggtgcccCGGCTCCCACCCACACTAAAAGTCGTACGGATCAGGGGTAGTGTGTTCTGGAGCTGTATTGGGGCGTGTTCTGGGGCTGTATTGGGGCCAGACACATGGCCCACTATTCTTAAGCAGTCAAATGCGCACTTAAGTCGGAGCTCATCTTGCAGTCGTCCAACTCGGGCGCTGGACTCTCAGTCTGCGTGAACGCACACGCCGCCTTCCAAAGCGTCGCTCGAAATCCATCTCGAATAAACAGGTCTCCCACGGGAGTATCGGTCTTTGCTCctagaagccattcatctgcacaaagcaccttgcgCAACAGGGACGGCATCCTCGGCCATCTTCccgcctgtcttctcccagctcccgccaaaaaAGCACACCTCAGCCCCGCTTTCTCCAGAACCTTCTCTCAATTCCACCGTTCTGATTGGCTGACAGCACAATCCTACCTTAGACAAGAAGCCTCTTATCTCAGCCGAAACCTAAATACAACAGACcgtcttacagagctgctaacaTGAAATACCTGCAGCTTAGCAGTACAAATCTTAACCATGTgtattactgtgctttacaccctagtTTGGAGAAATGCTTCAGTTTCTATATATGGATATATAGGTTAtttatatatagttaaatgacaataaacttgacacgTAATTTCAGGTTTCAGAGGTTGGAGATGTCACATATTAAAGGCGAAGCAGGGGAACAAAGCGCATGCATATCAACCATGGAACAAGTTAACAATATCTATCATGAAGTGGTGAGTAGTTCTTGGATAAAAGAGATCCAAGAATTAAGGTGAATTTATGAAGGGTACAAACTACCCAAGCTGGTAAGGTAGTAGTTATACTGAATACTCTCTAAGTGAAGTTCCTGACAAGATGGCCTAGAATTCTCTTCCCAAACTGTGTTAAAGCTGAAGTTCATCTGGATATTGTGGTGCAAATATTTTACCTTGCAGGTGTAGGCCACTTGCCCCTCAAGCCTGTCCTGCCTTTCATTTGTAGTGGTTTAGGATATCCAGTATGATCAAGGGTGATCTGTCTCGTCGCCGGTCCCCTTATCGGCTCTCCCATTTCCTAGTCTCCCAAAACTCCAAAACCCAATCCACCATCACAGTCCTCTGGGGTAAACAATTCATTCACCATCTTAACATGTTCCTCCAGTCCTAAACTGTTTAGAAACCTCTGGTAACTACCACGTTACACCTCCAAAATTATCTTATTTGAGGTATGGAACCAAAACGAAATTGTGATCAAGCACTTTAAAAATTGATTGGctggctcttaaaagagcctttttttttaaattttgcctGCTGTATTTAAGTATAAACTTTGCTAGGATGTCCCGTTTTCTTGGGCAGCAGCACAGCCTGGATGTTGGGCAGGACGCCACCCTGGGCGATAGTAACCCCTCCCAGCAGTTTATTGAGCTCCTCGTCGTTGCGGATAGCGAGCTGTAGGTGGCGGGGAATGATCCTGGTCTTCTTATTGTCTCGGGCAGCATTGCCTGCCAGTTCCAGAATTTCAGCCGTCAGGTATTCTAGCACTGCCGCTAGGTAGACAGGGGCACCAGCGCCAATCCGCATAGCATAGTGACCCTTCCGTAGGAGCCGATGGATACGCCCCACAGGAAACTGTAAACCAGCCCGAGAAGAGCGAGTCTTCGCTTTAGCGCGACCCTTCCCTCCAGTTTTGCCACGACCTGACATGATCAGAAAGAACCTTCACGCCCGAAACGAGAATGATGAAGCAACCCCGCGGTTGCTTCCTTTTATAGAAATTTGGGTTCTAAATCCGCTTTCTGATTGGATAGCCAGGTATTCAGAATTGGACCAATGAGAAGATAAATCAGAAACAGCAGAAAATCTGCAATGCTGGAaaaccgagcaacacacacacacacacacacacacaatgctggaggaactcagcaggccaggcaacatctacggaaaaaaaTACTTTTAGGGTtaggtacttttttccatagatgctatctggtcTGCTAAattctacagcattttgtgtaagaAGACAAATCAGCTCCGTTTTCTAGATCGCTTGTTTGCAAGTATAGATTAACCCAGCAAGGTTTTTCTACAAAAACATAATTATTATTCATTTTATTTAATATCCTTTAATCTTATAAATATTCCAGAGATTGGGATAAAGTAATTGTGTATTGAGTATACAATATATTTGATATGAACCATTGACGTCAGGTCTAAAAGGTTAACATGATTTATATTGAATAATTTAATTTCAGTAAAAGTTGTCAAATGTCATGAATTGCTGCAAAATTTCCCATcaagtttatttttttaaaaatattttttattaCAAACGAGCAAAAAAATCCAGCATatccacaaaaaccacaaccatagcaaaatcaaattaaatattgagcagcaagaGAGAAAAATATGAAGGCAGAAGTAAACATACACAATTTATTTTCGATATAGACCTGTTTTATACCATTAGTTTGGACAGCAAACGCATAAAAAGGCTGAAGAATTTGCTTGTCAGCATGCGTGTGATACAAAATACATATCCGGCATTTGTTGAACCATTTCCAAATTTATATGGATTATTGAAAGGATTGAAAAAGATGTTAAAGCTTGGTTGTGCCGTAATGTGCCTTTAATATCTATAGCCCTTCGATAGAAATGTGTGCGTGGCTCTGAAAAGAGCCTTTTGTGTTCGGATAGTTGGCTTCCATCTATCTGTTTGACGGCCTGGCTGCCCTGTAAACAGCGGGCCGCTTGGGCGCTTTTTTGGCCATGGCGGTCGTGCACTTGCGAGGGCTTTTGGCCGCCGGCTTCCGGGCAGTGAGCTTGGTTGCTACGGCTCTTTTCCGGGCGGCTGGCTTGGTTGCTGCGGCTCTTTTCTGGGCGGCTGGCTTGGTTGTTGCGGCTCTTTTCCGGGCAGCGGGCTTGGTTGCTGCGGCTCTTTTCCGGGCAGCGGCCTCGGCTGCTGCGGCTCTTTTCCGGGCAGCGGCTCTTTTCCGGGCAGTGGGCTTTGCGACTGCAGCTCTCTTCCGAACCACCTTTTTGCTCTGCTTCTCGACCTCTCTCTGCTCGCCTTCCGCCTCCTGATTCGAGCGGAGAGCGGAAGCAGAGCTGCCGGCGGAACCTTTGTTGCGCAAGGTGTCGGGCGACTGACGAGGGCGGGAGCCGGCGGTCGAGATGGTCTTCACGGCGCCCAGCTTGGTCGCCTGGCGCTCCTTGGTGGCGGCCACCGCACCTTTCTTCTTCTGTGCCCTATAACCTGCCTTCTTCTTGGCAGCCGAGACCAGGCCACTGGTGGCAGGAGAGGGGCAGTTGGGAGCCGCGCCCTCGTCGTTAGCAGGAACCATGTCAGCCATCCCACGCACTCGCCTCAAGACGCGGCGCGGCGGCGGCTGCTCTCCTTTTAAAGGCGGGAAGCGGACGAGGTGGAACCAACCTGCTCCTGTCACGGAGTTGGGTTCGCCCCGGCACGTCGCCCACCCCGCAGCTCTTCAAGTTGTATACAGTACTGTACTTTTCCTTTGGCCGGGTTCAACCACAGCTTCTCCCCCACTGCCGTCAACTTCCGGAACCTAACCTCGGGCGGTATTACTTTTTTGTTTCCTTTTCAATTTCCTCTATTGTTTTTTTGTTTGGTTAAATTATGTCAATTTAAGTTTCTGTTAATGCTTATAATATGCTGTGTACCAAGTTATTTTCCATTGAATTTATTTCCTGCGTACGCATACCTCTGCAACAAACCTGACTTTGAACTTGCTGCTTTAACCCCGCGGATTTTGGGAAACGGCGAATCGTCTCTATTCTCTCCCCCTTTGGAAGACATCTGCTGAAATGGATGAAGAAATACGCGTAGAAAGAGTTTTGTTTTACTCTTGGCAGCTGCCCTTACTTTCTTTGAAAGATCTGTGACTCATTTCAGGGTGGCCATTTAGTAGTTCAAGGCCTGATctgccatagaacatagaaatctacaggtctttcggcccacaatgtcgtgtagaccatgtaaccttctctagagactgcctagaattttactaatgcatagccctctatttttctaaactccctgtacctacctaagagtctcttaaaagaccctattgtatccgcctccaccatcgttgctggcagcccattccacgcactcaccactctctgagtaaaacaaacttacccctgacatctctgtacctactccccagcaccttaaacctgtgtcctcttgtggcagccatttcagccctgggagaaagcctctgactatccacatgatcaatccttctcttatacacctctatcaggtcacctctcatcctcagtcgctccaaggagaaaaggccaagttcactcaacctattctcataaggcttgctccccaatccaggcaacattcttgtatatctcctctgcactctctctatagcatttacatccttcctgtagtgaggtgaccagaactgagcacattacttggatctgaccaaggtcttgtatagctgtaacattacctcatggctcctgaactcaatcccacggttgatgaaggtcaacacaccatacgccttcttaacaacaccatcaacctgcacagcagctttgagtgtccccaAATCTCGCTGATCTTCCACACTTACCAttaacattatattctgtcttcaagtttTTGACCTaacgaaatgaaccacttcacacttagctGAGCTGATCTCCATTtaccacttctcaacccagttctgcatcctatcaatgttgtgctataacctctgacaaccctccagactttCCACAACACCTCCTACTTTTGTGTCACctccccaacttttgtgtcatcagaaacaATCTGTCTTAAAACCATATTcctgatcaatctaactcttccctcctagaTTGCCTTCCATTTGTCTTTTATCTGTGCACCTATCTGAGAGTCCattcaatgtccctaatgtatctgcctctgccaccatccctgacagcacattccaagcatccatcactctctgtgattAAAAAAACACCTATgtctgacatccttcctatatgtttctccaatcaccataaaagtattaccccttgtattagccatttccatgtTGGGGGAAAATAatcctggctgtccactcaatctatgcctcttatcatcttgtacaactctatcaagtcacctcttagtctccttcactgcaaagagaaaagctctaactTGCaaaacctatcctcataagacttgctccctaatccagggacca
The DNA window shown above is from Mobula birostris isolate sMobBir1 chromosome 5, sMobBir1.hap1, whole genome shotgun sequence and carries:
- the LOC140198450 gene encoding histone H2A-like, producing MSGRGKTGGKGRAKAKTRSSRAGLQFPVGRIHRLLRKGHYAMRIGAGAPVYLAAVLEYLTAEILELAGNAARDNKKTRIIPRHLQLAIRNDEELNKLLGGVTIAQGGVLPNIQAVLLPKKTGHPSKVYT